The region GCCTTCGATCATCATGCCGGCCATGATGCCGATGATGGCAAGTGCGATGCCACCGATGCTGGCGAAATCCATAAAAGATCCTCTCTGATGCTTAGTCTTTCGACTTTTGGTGTTCGATATCACGGACCGTCTTTTGCGCGTCGCAGGCGGACTTCGCGCCAAGTGCGGTAGCGGCTTCGGGCCACGCTGCCGCAAGAACGTGGGCGCGGTATTCGAGAGTGCGCAGCAGAATTTCGTTCGAAGGCTCGAGCACAACCAGCTTTTCGCCAGTGACCAGCGTGAGTACGGTGTCGGGTGCGGATTCAGCGTATTTGATCAGGTCGCAGTTGACGATAAGGCGACTGCCGTTGAGGCGTGTCAGTTCGATCATGCGGGAGAGGCCCTCTGTCTCTTACATCGGCAGGGAGGGCCCTTATCAATAGGAGCAGAGGAGCGAACTGACCAAAGGTAATGCTGGGGCTAAAGTGCTTATCCGCGAGGCCGATGAGGGCTGTGAACGCGGAGTCTTCCGCAAGGTGAACCGAAGCTTCTTACTGCCGATGTCGGTAGGGTGAGATTTCGGATCGGCACCCGGGGACAGGCTTCGTGGTAGTTCAAATCGAGCAATACAGGAGTGTCTCTACATGTCCTTGGGTGTCTTGAACAACATCGCAGCAATCTATGCACAGAACAATCTGAACCAGACGCAGAATAGTCTTCAGAATGTTCTTCAGCAGCTCTCCTCCGGTTCGCGCATCAACAGCGGCGCGGACGATGCGGCCGGTCTTGCTCTGGCAGACGGCCTTCATGCAAACGAAGCGGCACTGACGCAGTCCTCGCAGAATGCCACCTCTGGCGTTGGCCTGTTGCAGACTGCCGACGGCGCGCTTTCGCAGGTGACCAATCTGTTGAATCGCGCAGTGACACTCGCGACCGAGGCGGCCAACGGAACGCTGAACTCGAGCCAGATTGGATCGGCTAACCAGGAGTACCAGAACATCCTGACTGAGATCGGCAACATTGGATCGACGACCAACTTCAACGGCAACAATGTATTTACCAATACAGCAACGAACGTGTTTGTCAGCGACGGAACGGCTTCGGGCGCAACAACGTTTCAGGAGCTGGTTGGTTCGTTGAGCGACGCGAGCGTGGGTACATCTACCGCAACGACCACTGCCGGTACGACGACAGCGATCACCAATCCGACACCGACGGTTCCGACGGCAACAACCTCTGGAACCGCTACGTTTGGCTTCAGCTCGGCAGCAGATACTGTATCCGGTACCCTCAAGATCGCTGTGGGGGCTGGCGGAGCTGTTACGGAGAACTTTGCAACCGGTACGACGCTTGCCGAGGCCGTTGGCCAGCTGAACGACGACGTGTCCTTCAGGACTGCGGGATTGGTCGCAAGCCAGAGTCCCACGTCGCCGAATAACTTGATCATCACCGGTCCAACCGGTGTGGCGAACACCCTTACCTTGACGGGAACGGCACTCTCTGACACTACTGCTTCGGTGACCACACCGGGCGCGGGCGTGAACCTTGCCGGAACATCGCTTACCTCGGCAAGCGCATCGGCGGTGCTGACCAATGTCACCAATGCGCTGCAGGATGTTGCGTACCAGCGAGGCAACATCGGTGCCAGCATTAACGAGTTGAATGCTGCTTCTAACGTTGCCAGCGCGGAGTCTGTGAACCTGACCTCAGCCGAGGACAGCGTTCGTTCGACCAACTATGGCCAGGCGACCAGCAGCATGGCTTCGCTCCAGGTGCTGAGCCAGACCGGTATCAGCGCTCTGGCGCAGGCGAACAGCGTGCAGCAGGAGATCTTGAAGCTGTTGCAATAAATCGTTCGAAGTTGCGGCAGCTGCTGGTTTTTCAGCGGCTGCCGCAACTTTATTTTTGAAATCTTAGCCGCGTCTAATTTGCCGGACGCAAGGTTGGCTCTGGGATTGCTACTGCTGTAGTCAACGGCGAGTAAAAGGTGCGATGGGTACAGTCGGAATAAACTTTGGTGCGGCAAGCAGCGGACAGGGCTTCGACGTGGCCTCTACGGTCACTGCGATTTTGGCGAGTCAAAAGGCGATTGAGACTCCCTGGACGACCCAACTGGCTTCGCTACAGGCACAGGACACTGTCTTTACGACGCTTGGAACTGATCTCTCGTCGCTAACGACGGCGATGCAGGCGCTCACCGACTTCAGCGGCGTTTTTTCAGAGAAGCAGGGCTCGAGTTCGAATACAGATGTTTTGTCATTAACTTCGGCCACGACGAGCGCCACTGCAGGCAGCCATACTATTTTGGTGAACAAGCTCGCGCAAGTATCGTCGGAATACTCCGATACGCTTGCGAGCGCGACGGATACGCTCTCCGGCAGCTTAACCATTCAGGGAGATACGATCACGATCGGCAGCAGCAACAATACGCTTGCGACGCTTGCGAGCGCGATCAATTCGGCCAATATCGGCGTAAATGCGAGTGTCGTTACGGACAGCACCGGTTCGAGGCTCTCCCTGGTGAGTACTACCAGCGGCTCAGCCGGACAACTTACCATTTCGGGTGCGTTGACCGACGCAACGACGAGTACGAGCATTGGGTTCCATACCGGGCAGACCGGCCAGGATGCCAGTCTGACGGTTGATGGAATCGCGCTCACCAGCGGCTCCAATACTGTGACCACGGCGATTCCGGGGGTTACCTTTCAACTGTTGTCGACTTCTGCTAATCCGGTGCAAGTGCAGATCACGAATGGCACGACCGATGTTTCCACTGCCGTCAGTAATATCGTCACTGCTTACAATGCGGTGATCAAAGACATCAAAGGGCAGGAAGCAAATGATTCGAGCGGAAATCCAGAGCCACTTTTTGGAAGCCCCACCTTGTCCTTACTGCAAAACCAGCTATCGAGCGCTCTTATCAGCGGAGCTGCGAGCGGTTCTATCAGTAGTATCACTCAATTGGGGATT is a window of Edaphobacter dinghuensis DNA encoding:
- a CDS encoding flagellin N-terminal helical domain-containing protein; this translates as MSLGVLNNIAAIYAQNNLNQTQNSLQNVLQQLSSGSRINSGADDAAGLALADGLHANEAALTQSSQNATSGVGLLQTADGALSQVTNLLNRAVTLATEAANGTLNSSQIGSANQEYQNILTEIGNIGSTTNFNGNNVFTNTATNVFVSDGTASGATTFQELVGSLSDASVGTSTATTTAGTTTAITNPTPTVPTATTSGTATFGFSSAADTVSGTLKIAVGAGGAVTENFATGTTLAEAVGQLNDDVSFRTAGLVASQSPTSPNNLIITGPTGVANTLTLTGTALSDTTASVTTPGAGVNLAGTSLTSASASAVLTNVTNALQDVAYQRGNIGASINELNAASNVASAESVNLTSAEDSVRSTNYGQATSSMASLQVLSQTGISALAQANSVQQEILKLLQ
- a CDS encoding flagellar FlbD family protein; its protein translation is MIELTRLNGSRLIVNCDLIKYAESAPDTVLTLVTGEKLVVLEPSNEILLRTLEYRAHVLAAAWPEAATALGAKSACDAQKTVRDIEHQKSKD
- the fliD gene encoding flagellar filament capping protein FliD; this encodes MGTVGINFGAASSGQGFDVASTVTAILASQKAIETPWTTQLASLQAQDTVFTTLGTDLSSLTTAMQALTDFSGVFSEKQGSSSNTDVLSLTSATTSATAGSHTILVNKLAQVSSEYSDTLASATDTLSGSLTIQGDTITIGSSNNTLATLASAINSANIGVNASVVTDSTGSRLSLVSTTSGSAGQLTISGALTDATTSTSIGFHTGQTGQDASLTVDGIALTSGSNTVTTAIPGVTFQLLSTSANPVQVQITNGTTDVSTAVSNIVTAYNAVIKDIKGQEANDSSGNPEPLFGSPTLSLLQNQLSSALISGAASGSISSITQLGIGFNQDGTLTLNGDTLNNALDNNFSDVTGFFQNASSFGQTFVTTLNNLGTQAPDGAIYLAQQQNSAEEAALNLSVSNEEALLATEQTNLTTELNTANQVLQSIPSQLNEVNELYSAVTGYNTGNGG